In Paraburkholderia aromaticivorans, a single window of DNA contains:
- the pgaA gene encoding poly-beta-1,6 N-acetyl-D-glucosamine export porin PgaA yields MKKKCSSRRRHAAVKATALLLLLLMRDYCAAQQSAASEAPRDVAEETIAKGTVAQGKVMSERDQLRKRVFEEATAGAPQLALQEARASADAFSEHDLLQIEALVVETEVQWGRQQSLATDEPDRLAQTGAALHHIDEMLSRMPAGENYDDVRRPVLAERVAALQGVGRMKEATALYEDLVHSSQPLPARTYAAAGDAYTYLDEPRKAAPAYERALQTPVEPLTPSLEPHALKRIDVQEGLFFAYLDAGRYENAQQLLKSITASTPIRADLAEHPEDVNEDYGRVKKLQAQYLLYTDRTREGVAALDDLRHEAPFDPALISARADATLVQQRPHEAAKVYAGTLVDHPGDLETLAGLGKTALELSQYDRAAQVNATFGDRFPDSNTVKTFQRDFEAYKSPQLIVAANGQKGNSVIADNDWGVDTQLYSMPIANYWRVFAHQFSGRANTGDGNSVSRIRNGIGGDFRFHGIDAAVEVDHSTGPQAKTGGAGSLSFEPDDHWKFSAGVDSNSNTIPWKAYQAGVTGRAATGDIRYSVDDYRYFELGYGASRYSDSNLNQAWVATWYERLINTPSHLVATWVELNTSSNTLTNTAYFNPHRDLTAQLTAMYQWTSWRNVDQSLANRAYATVGGYRQTDIGTSLLWEVRLEQQWQFSAHASLAYGIGVSSQRMDRSRDTSKLIYLNLNIPL; encoded by the coding sequence ATGAAAAAGAAATGCTCCAGCCGACGCAGGCACGCGGCAGTCAAGGCGACAGCCTTGCTGCTGCTGCTGCTGATGCGTGACTACTGCGCCGCGCAGCAATCCGCTGCGTCCGAGGCACCCCGGGACGTTGCAGAAGAGACCATCGCGAAAGGAACGGTTGCGCAAGGGAAGGTCATGTCAGAACGCGACCAGCTTCGCAAACGCGTCTTCGAAGAAGCCACCGCAGGCGCGCCGCAACTTGCGTTGCAGGAGGCGCGTGCCAGTGCGGACGCTTTCTCGGAACATGATCTCCTGCAGATCGAAGCGCTCGTCGTCGAAACCGAAGTGCAATGGGGACGTCAGCAATCGCTGGCCACGGACGAGCCCGATCGTCTTGCGCAAACCGGAGCCGCGCTTCACCACATCGACGAGATGCTCAGCCGCATGCCGGCCGGCGAAAACTACGACGACGTGCGCCGGCCGGTACTCGCCGAACGTGTCGCGGCACTACAAGGCGTCGGTCGCATGAAGGAAGCGACCGCGCTGTACGAAGACCTCGTGCACTCGTCGCAACCGCTGCCCGCGCGTACCTACGCGGCAGCAGGTGATGCCTACACGTATCTCGACGAGCCGCGCAAGGCCGCGCCGGCTTACGAGCGCGCGTTGCAGACGCCCGTCGAGCCGCTTACGCCGTCGCTCGAACCGCACGCTCTCAAGCGCATCGACGTGCAGGAAGGTCTCTTCTTCGCCTACCTGGACGCGGGACGTTACGAGAACGCGCAGCAACTGCTGAAGTCGATCACGGCCAGCACGCCGATTCGCGCGGATCTCGCCGAGCATCCGGAAGACGTCAACGAAGACTACGGCCGTGTGAAGAAGCTGCAGGCGCAGTACCTGCTCTACACTGACCGCACGCGCGAAGGCGTTGCGGCGCTCGACGACCTGCGTCACGAAGCGCCGTTCGATCCCGCGTTGATCAGTGCACGAGCGGATGCAACGCTTGTGCAGCAGCGTCCCCATGAAGCCGCGAAGGTCTACGCGGGCACGCTCGTCGATCATCCCGGCGATCTTGAAACGCTTGCGGGCCTCGGCAAGACGGCGTTGGAACTGAGCCAGTACGACCGCGCCGCGCAAGTCAATGCGACGTTCGGCGACCGATTCCCCGACAGCAACACGGTGAAGACGTTTCAACGTGATTTTGAGGCGTACAAGAGTCCGCAACTGATCGTCGCGGCGAATGGGCAGAAGGGCAACTCCGTCATCGCGGACAACGACTGGGGCGTCGATACGCAACTCTACTCGATGCCGATCGCGAACTACTGGCGCGTATTCGCGCATCAGTTCAGCGGGCGCGCGAACACGGGTGATGGCAACAGTGTCAGCCGTATTCGCAACGGCATCGGCGGCGACTTCCGCTTTCATGGCATCGATGCAGCCGTCGAAGTCGACCACTCGACGGGACCGCAGGCAAAGACGGGCGGCGCCGGCAGCCTGAGCTTCGAGCCCGACGACCACTGGAAATTCTCGGCGGGAGTCGACAGCAACAGCAACACGATACCGTGGAAAGCGTATCAGGCGGGCGTGACCGGCCGCGCGGCGACGGGTGATATCCGCTACAGCGTCGACGATTACCGCTACTTCGAACTCGGGTACGGCGCCTCGCGCTACAGCGATTCAAACCTGAACCAGGCGTGGGTGGCGACGTGGTATGAGCGCCTGATCAACACGCCGAGCCACCTGGTCGCGACGTGGGTCGAACTGAACACGAGCAGCAACACGCTCACGAACACCGCGTACTTCAATCCCCATCGAGACCTGACCGCGCAGCTCACCGCGATGTACCAGTGGACCTCCTGGCGCAACGTCGACCAGTCGCTCGCAAACCGCGCCTATGCGACTGTGGGCGGCTACCGGCAGACCGACATCGGCACCAGCCTATTGTGGGAGGTTCGCCTCGAACAGCAGTGGCAGTTTAGCGCACATGCGTCGCTTGCGTATGGGATCGGCGTATCGAGCCAGCGCATGGACCGCTCGCGCGACACCAGCAAGCTCATCTACCTGAACCTGAACATCCCTCTGTAG
- the pgaB gene encoding poly-beta-1,6-N-acetyl-D-glucosamine N-deacetylase PgaB: MDKFNRRRFLAFAAGLAAVPAAQARLALDSLPPPDADDGLTFRVLAFHDVRDDLHADVSTVADTCAISTATLSTIFAWLKAKDFRPVSVDQIVASRNGGPRLPPRAVLLTFDDAYKSQYTRAFPLLQQYGYPALIGVVTRWTDTPVGQPVRISHKSVMPPDYFMSWNDLREMAQSGLVEIASHTHDMHHGALANPQGNELPAASAHLYHADLKRYETDQEYHARVQSDLQHSVDLIRQNTGVTVRSAVWPYGMYNSALVKASQALGMAVHFTLDDGPNTPDVPLTQIRRLLVSYDWDVGTLIAQLRSSQSYRGEHNPVERVVNVSLDEMYDPDPQKSEEKLGRLLDRIKDLEPKSVYLQAYSDPDNTGVARAMYFPNRHLPMRADLFNRTAWQLITRAGVQVYARMPLLAFEVPPLHPASGRLVKVAAGSPDAALTARMPRLSPFDPVARAVIQDLYDDLTRYASFNGVVFGADATLNAYEDTSAPALAVYRSWGLPADIAQIHASDELMQRWAAGKTAYLNAFTNQLADHVRAYQGGGNVLIARTLPAEAVFDANAERNFSQSLASSLTNYDFVALVAAPGTTGERPDDAWLDWLTKAVRKQPGALAKTVFELPAVNAETRRPVEAGVLRAQMKRLNAAGVVHLGYGPDDFIANRPDTTVLRDVMSVQGTLRSKQTMLG, from the coding sequence ATGGACAAATTCAATCGCAGACGCTTTCTTGCATTTGCAGCCGGACTAGCCGCGGTTCCCGCCGCGCAGGCCCGCCTCGCGCTTGACAGTTTGCCACCGCCGGACGCCGACGACGGTCTCACGTTTCGTGTGCTCGCATTCCATGACGTGCGCGACGACCTCCACGCGGACGTGTCAACGGTCGCAGACACCTGCGCGATCAGCACCGCAACGCTCAGCACGATCTTCGCGTGGCTAAAGGCGAAAGACTTCCGCCCGGTCAGCGTCGACCAGATCGTCGCATCACGCAACGGCGGCCCGCGCCTGCCGCCGCGCGCCGTGCTACTCACCTTCGACGATGCATATAAAAGCCAGTACACCCGCGCATTCCCGCTGTTGCAGCAATACGGTTATCCGGCGCTGATCGGCGTGGTGACGCGCTGGACCGATACGCCGGTCGGCCAGCCGGTGCGGATCAGCCATAAGTCTGTTATGCCGCCCGACTACTTCATGAGCTGGAACGACCTGCGTGAAATGGCGCAATCGGGTCTCGTCGAAATAGCGTCGCACACGCACGACATGCACCACGGCGCGCTCGCGAATCCTCAAGGCAACGAACTGCCAGCAGCCAGTGCGCATCTGTATCACGCCGACCTGAAACGTTACGAAACTGACCAGGAATATCACGCACGCGTGCAGAGCGACCTGCAGCACAGCGTCGATCTGATCCGGCAGAACACGGGCGTTACCGTGCGTTCCGCGGTATGGCCGTACGGCATGTACAACTCGGCGCTGGTCAAGGCGTCGCAGGCGCTCGGCATGGCCGTGCACTTCACGCTCGACGACGGGCCGAACACACCCGACGTGCCACTTACGCAGATCAGGCGTCTGCTCGTATCGTACGACTGGGACGTCGGCACGCTGATCGCGCAGTTGCGTTCGTCGCAATCGTATCGCGGCGAGCACAATCCGGTGGAGCGCGTCGTCAACGTATCGCTCGACGAGATGTACGATCCGGACCCGCAGAAGAGTGAAGAGAAGCTTGGGCGGCTGCTCGACCGCATCAAGGATCTCGAACCGAAGTCGGTGTATCTGCAGGCCTATTCGGACCCGGACAACACCGGCGTGGCGCGCGCGATGTACTTCCCGAACCGCCACCTGCCGATGCGCGCTGATCTGTTCAACCGTACGGCGTGGCAACTGATCACGCGCGCGGGCGTGCAGGTTTACGCTCGCATGCCGCTGCTCGCCTTCGAAGTGCCGCCGCTCCATCCGGCCTCGGGCCGTCTCGTCAAAGTCGCGGCGGGCAGCCCGGATGCCGCGCTCACTGCGCGCATGCCGCGGCTCAGCCCATTCGATCCCGTGGCGCGTGCCGTGATTCAGGACCTGTACGACGATCTTACGCGCTATGCGAGCTTTAACGGCGTGGTGTTCGGCGCGGACGCGACGCTCAACGCCTATGAAGACACGAGCGCTCCGGCGCTTGCCGTCTACCGGTCGTGGGGCCTTCCCGCCGACATCGCGCAGATCCACGCATCGGACGAACTGATGCAGCGCTGGGCCGCCGGCAAGACCGCGTATCTGAATGCGTTCACGAACCAGCTGGCCGACCACGTGCGCGCCTATCAGGGCGGTGGCAACGTGCTGATCGCGCGCACGCTGCCCGCCGAAGCCGTGTTTGATGCGAACGCGGAGCGCAACTTCTCGCAGAGCCTCGCGTCGTCGCTCACGAATTACGACTTCGTCGCGCTGGTTGCGGCGCCAGGCACCACCGGTGAACGGCCGGACGATGCATGGCTTGACTGGCTCACAAAGGCAGTGAGGAAGCAACCGGGGGCACTGGCCAAGACGGTGTTCGAATTGCCGGCCGTCAACGCTGAGACGCGACGCCCCGTCGAAGCGGGCGTGCTGCGCGCGCAGATGAAGCGGCTGAATGCGGCGGGCGTCGTGCATCTGGGCTATGGACCCGACGACTTCATCGCGAACCGGCCGGACACGACCGTGTTGCGCGACGTGATGTCGGTGCAAGGCACCCTGCGATCCAAACAGACAATGCTTGGCTGA
- the pgaC gene encoding poly-beta-1,6-N-acetyl-D-glucosamine synthase gives MKNVMNVISNFVFYYPLLMAYLWMVGGLLHYLLIERRDVNQTTVGPLPSYPKVSVVVPCYNEADNVREVIACLDQLNYPNYDIIAINDGSRDETGAILNELVNFYPKLLVVHQHQNEGKAIGLTTAAMLSDAEYLMCIDGDSLLDKEAIGWMLRHFINDASVGAVTGNPRIRTRSSLLGRMQVGEFSSIVGLIKRTQHMYGRLLTVSGVVSMFRKRALQEVGYWSSDMLTEDIDISWKLQVQGWHVHFESRALSWILMPETFRGLYKQRLRWAKGGIQVLFKYAGAMLSRRNMMMWPIFLEYAVSIVWAYCMLFTLVMMAATAMFTLPETWRFAFVPRGTGVLLFATCCAQILIGCLIDRRYDKNLLRYFIDTVWYPAAFWAISMIASVIALPGVVSQRRRTRARWVSPDRGIRSSGAVTVDSSPSSGAQTENGASLEVTQAGQHS, from the coding sequence ATGAAAAATGTGATGAACGTCATATCGAACTTCGTCTTTTACTATCCGCTCCTGATGGCGTATCTCTGGATGGTGGGCGGTTTGCTGCACTATCTGCTGATTGAACGGAGGGACGTGAACCAGACGACGGTCGGGCCGTTGCCGTCGTATCCGAAAGTGTCGGTGGTAGTGCCTTGCTATAACGAGGCGGACAACGTGCGCGAGGTGATCGCGTGCCTGGATCAGCTGAACTATCCGAACTACGACATAATCGCGATCAACGACGGCAGCCGTGACGAAACGGGCGCGATCCTGAACGAACTCGTTAATTTCTATCCAAAACTCCTGGTCGTGCATCAGCACCAGAACGAGGGCAAGGCGATCGGCCTCACGACGGCGGCGATGTTGAGCGATGCCGAGTACCTGATGTGCATCGACGGCGACTCGCTGCTCGACAAGGAAGCAATCGGCTGGATGCTGCGCCACTTCATCAACGACGCGTCGGTGGGCGCCGTGACGGGCAACCCGCGCATCCGCACGCGGTCGTCGCTGCTGGGACGCATGCAGGTGGGCGAGTTCTCGTCGATCGTCGGCCTCATCAAGCGCACGCAGCATATGTATGGGCGTTTGCTGACGGTGTCGGGCGTCGTGTCGATGTTCCGCAAGCGCGCGCTGCAGGAAGTCGGCTACTGGAGTTCCGACATGCTGACTGAAGACATCGACATTAGCTGGAAGCTCCAGGTGCAAGGCTGGCACGTGCATTTCGAGTCGCGCGCATTGAGCTGGATTCTGATGCCGGAGACTTTTCGCGGCCTCTACAAGCAGCGTCTGCGCTGGGCGAAGGGCGGCATTCAGGTGCTGTTCAAATATGCGGGCGCAATGCTGTCCCGTCGCAACATGATGATGTGGCCGATATTCCTCGAATACGCGGTCAGCATCGTATGGGCGTACTGCATGCTGTTCACGCTCGTGATGATGGCGGCGACCGCGATGTTCACGCTGCCTGAAACATGGCGCTTCGCGTTCGTCCCGCGCGGCACGGGCGTGCTGCTGTTCGCTACCTGCTGCGCGCAGATCCTGATCGGCTGCCTGATCGACCGGCGCTACGACAAAAACCTGTTGCGCTATTTCATCGACACCGTCTGGTATCCGGCCGCGTTCTGGGCCATCAGCATGATTGCGTCGGTCATCGCCTTGCCCGGCGTCGTCAGCCAGCGGCGCCGCACGCGCGCGCGCTGGGTCAGTCCCGATCGCGGCATCCGTTCGAGCGGCGCCGTGACGGTCGATTCCTCTCCGAGTTCAGGCGCTCAGACGGAGAACGGCGCCTCGCTCGAAGTTACTCAAGCTGGTCAACATTCCTGA
- the glmS gene encoding glutamine--fructose-6-phosphate transaminase (isomerizing) has translation MCGIVGAVAQRDVVAVLTEGLRRLEYRGYDSCGVAVLQHGAPRRVRSVERVANLAAQIEEARLSGTTGVAHTRWATHGAPVADNAHPIFSRDEIALVHNGIIENHEALRDELKGLGYAFESDTDTEVIAHLIHYTREQDASRDLLTAVQHSLLRLRGAYAIAVFAKNEPDRVIGARAGSPLVVGVGERGTYLASDAMALSGTAEHFIFLEEGDIAVLSCDGVRIVDRDGASVRREVQRQHASRYAAELGPYRHYMQKEIFEQPQVIADATERVRAIAPALFGAKAEGAFSEIDSVLLLACGTSYYSALTAKYWFESIAGIPTQVEIASEYRYRESVVNPCAMVVVVSQSGETADTLAALKHAQLIGHHHTLAICNVPHSSMMRLTELQYHTGAGPEIGVASTKAFTTQLVALFLLALTLGKERGHVRADQEAHALRQLHHLPAALNSVLALEPQIVAWAQALARKEHALFLGRGVHFPIALEGALKLKEISYVHAEAYPAGELKHGPLAIVTNEMPIITIAPNDALLEKLKSNMQEVRARGGQLFVLADADAQIASGEGVRVIRLPQHYGPLSPILHVVPLQLLAYHTACLRGTDVDKPRNLAKSVTVE, from the coding sequence ATGTGCGGAATAGTAGGAGCAGTGGCGCAACGCGACGTTGTCGCAGTTCTCACCGAAGGTTTGCGCCGCCTCGAATATCGCGGCTACGACTCGTGCGGCGTCGCAGTGTTGCAGCACGGCGCGCCGCGCCGCGTGCGCAGCGTCGAGCGCGTCGCGAACCTTGCGGCGCAGATCGAGGAAGCCCGACTGTCGGGCACGACCGGCGTCGCGCATACGCGCTGGGCGACGCACGGCGCGCCTGTCGCCGACAACGCTCACCCGATCTTTTCGCGCGACGAAATCGCGCTGGTTCACAACGGCATCATCGAAAACCATGAAGCATTGCGTGACGAACTGAAAGGGCTCGGCTATGCCTTCGAATCGGATACCGATACGGAAGTTATCGCGCATCTGATTCACTACACGCGCGAACAGGACGCGTCGCGCGATCTGCTGACCGCCGTGCAACACTCGTTGCTGCGTCTGCGCGGCGCATATGCGATCGCGGTGTTCGCGAAGAACGAGCCGGACCGCGTGATCGGCGCGCGTGCAGGTTCGCCGCTCGTGGTCGGCGTCGGCGAGCGCGGCACCTATCTGGCGTCGGATGCAATGGCGCTGTCCGGTACCGCGGAGCATTTCATCTTCCTCGAAGAAGGGGACATCGCGGTGTTGTCGTGCGACGGCGTGCGTATCGTGGATCGTGACGGTGCGAGCGTGCGGCGCGAGGTGCAAAGGCAGCACGCGAGCCGCTATGCGGCGGAACTCGGCCCGTATCGCCACTACATGCAGAAGGAAATCTTCGAGCAGCCGCAGGTGATCGCCGACGCGACCGAGCGCGTGCGCGCAATCGCGCCCGCGCTGTTTGGCGCGAAGGCGGAGGGCGCTTTCAGCGAGATCGATTCGGTGCTACTGCTGGCGTGCGGCACGAGCTATTACTCGGCGCTGACGGCGAAATACTGGTTCGAATCGATCGCCGGCATTCCGACGCAGGTGGAAATCGCAAGCGAGTATCGCTATCGCGAGAGCGTGGTGAACCCGTGCGCGATGGTCGTCGTTGTGTCGCAATCGGGCGAGACGGCCGATACGCTTGCCGCATTGAAGCACGCGCAACTTATCGGCCATCACCATACGCTCGCGATCTGCAACGTGCCGCACAGCTCCATGATGCGGCTCACGGAATTGCAGTACCACACGGGCGCTGGGCCAGAGATCGGCGTCGCGTCGACGAAAGCCTTCACAACGCAACTGGTCGCGCTGTTCCTGCTTGCGCTCACGCTCGGCAAGGAACGTGGCCACGTGCGCGCTGACCAGGAAGCGCACGCGCTGAGGCAACTGCATCATCTCCCGGCCGCGCTGAACAGCGTGCTCGCGCTGGAGCCGCAGATTGTCGCGTGGGCACAGGCGCTGGCGCGCAAGGAGCATGCGCTCTTTCTGGGCCGCGGTGTGCACTTTCCGATCGCACTGGAAGGGGCGCTAAAGCTGAAGGAAATTTCGTACGTGCATGCGGAAGCGTATCCGGCGGGCGAGCTGAAGCATGGGCCGCTGGCGATCGTCACGAACGAAATGCCCATCATCACGATTGCGCCGAACGATGCGCTGCTCGAAAAGCTGAAGTCGAACATGCAGGAAGTGCGCGCGCGCGGCGGACAACTGTTCGTGCTCGCGGATGCCGATGCGCAGATCGCGAGCGGCGAAGGCGTGCGCGTGATCCGGCTGCCCCAGCACTATGGGCCGTTGTCGCCGATCCTGCATGTTGTCCCGTTGCAGTTGCTCGCGTATCACACCGCCTGTTTGCGCGGCACCGATGTCGACAAGCCGCGCAACCTTGCGAAATCCGTCACCGTGGAGTGA
- the glmU gene encoding bifunctional UDP-N-acetylglucosamine diphosphorylase/glucosamine-1-phosphate N-acetyltransferase GlmU — protein MNIVILAAGTGKRMRSALPKVLHPLAGRPLLAHVIDTARTLKPTHLVVVIGHGAEAVRKGVAAPDVQFAVQEQQLGTGHAVQQALALLDPSAPTLVLYGDVPLTRAGTLQALAGRAGQGGYGVLTVTLADPSGYGRIVRDAQGKVSRIVEQKDATPEQLEIAEINTGIIVAPTERLGGWLAALKNDNAQGEFYLTDAVEMAIEAGLEVVTTQPEDEWETLGVNSKQQLAELERIHQHNVADALLVAGVTLADPARLDVRGTLECGRDVSIDVNCVFEGRVTLADNVTIGPNCVIRDANIGAGTRVDAFTHIEGAEVGANAVLGPYARLRPGASLHDESHVGNFVEVKNAVLGHGSKANHLTYIGDADIGARVNIGAGTITCNYDGANKFRTIIEDDVFVGSDTQLVAPVRVKRGATIAAGTTVWKDVEAEALVLNDKIDISLYEHLPFRKAGG, from the coding sequence ATGAATATCGTGATTCTGGCGGCGGGCACCGGCAAACGCATGCGGTCCGCGCTTCCCAAGGTGCTTCATCCCCTGGCTGGCCGGCCACTCCTCGCTCACGTCATCGACACGGCTCGCACGCTCAAACCCACGCATCTCGTGGTGGTGATCGGCCATGGCGCCGAAGCGGTGCGTAAAGGAGTTGCCGCGCCGGACGTGCAGTTCGCGGTGCAGGAACAGCAACTCGGCACGGGCCACGCGGTGCAGCAGGCGCTGGCGCTGCTCGATCCGTCCGCGCCCACGCTGGTGCTCTACGGCGACGTGCCGCTCACGCGCGCGGGCACACTACAGGCGCTGGCCGGGCGCGCGGGGCAGGGCGGCTACGGCGTGCTCACCGTCACACTCGCGGACCCGAGCGGCTACGGCCGGATCGTGCGTGACGCGCAAGGCAAGGTGTCACGCATCGTCGAGCAGAAAGACGCGACGCCCGAGCAGCTTGAGATCGCCGAGATCAACACCGGCATCATCGTCGCGCCGACCGAGCGTCTGGGCGGCTGGCTTGCCGCGCTGAAGAACGACAATGCGCAAGGCGAGTTCTATCTGACCGACGCGGTGGAGATGGCGATCGAAGCCGGACTCGAAGTCGTCACCACGCAGCCGGAAGACGAGTGGGAAACGCTCGGTGTGAACAGCAAGCAGCAGCTTGCCGAGCTCGAGCGGATTCATCAGCACAACGTGGCGGATGCGCTGCTGGTCGCGGGCGTGACGCTCGCCGATCCGGCGCGGCTGGATGTACGCGGCACGCTCGAATGTGGTCGCGATGTCTCGATCGACGTGAACTGCGTGTTCGAAGGCCGCGTGACGTTGGCCGACAACGTCACCATCGGGCCGAACTGCGTCATCCGCGATGCGAACATCGGCGCCGGTACGCGCGTCGACGCGTTCACACACATCGAAGGCGCCGAAGTCGGCGCGAATGCCGTGCTCGGACCGTATGCGCGGTTGCGCCCCGGCGCGTCGCTGCACGACGAGTCGCATGTCGGCAACTTCGTCGAGGTGAAGAACGCGGTGCTCGGCCACGGTTCGAAAGCGAACCACCTCACGTATATCGGCGACGCGGATATCGGCGCGCGCGTGAATATCGGCGCGGGCACCATCACCTGCAACTACGACGGCGCGAACAAATTCCGCACGATCATCGAAGACGACGTGTTCGTCGGTTCGGATACGCAACTGGTTGCGCCGGTACGTGTGAAGCGCGGCGCGACGATCGCGGCGGGCACCACGGTCTGGAAGGACGTCGAAGCCGAGGCGCTGGTCCTGAATGACAAGATTGACATCTCCTTATATGAACACCTCCCGTTCCGCAAGGCAGGGGGTTGA
- a CDS encoding IS110 family transposase, with translation MNATTYGLDIAKAVFQMYWVDGQSGEICSRKFRREQLIRFLATRAPGKVALEACGGAHWWARKIQSLGHQVVLLHAKYVRPFVKTNKTDAADAQAIWTAAQQPGMRTVAIKSVDQQAILSLHRIRSGLVATRTRETNQIRGLLAEYGLYFRYGRKALMNELKARMAEIEEVVPQLVWRALLRQLEQLQQVEQGIDEAERENLQWLKSSPQAKTLDDIAGVGPLTATATVAVMGSPKAFRSGRAFAASIGLVPRQSGTGGNVRLGGISKRGDPYLRQLLIHGARMVVTHSKQRPQWVEALLKRRPVNVVVVALANKMARTAWALLAHNRSYEREFVSERPAVAV, from the coding sequence ATGAATGCTACGACATATGGTCTGGATATCGCAAAGGCCGTGTTTCAAATGTACTGGGTAGATGGACAAAGTGGCGAGATCTGTAGTCGAAAATTCCGTCGTGAACAGCTGATCCGGTTTCTGGCAACCCGGGCACCAGGAAAGGTGGCGCTGGAGGCATGCGGAGGGGCGCACTGGTGGGCGCGAAAAATCCAGAGTCTCGGACATCAGGTGGTGTTGTTGCATGCGAAATACGTGCGTCCGTTCGTCAAAACCAACAAGACGGATGCGGCAGACGCCCAGGCGATCTGGACGGCGGCCCAGCAACCCGGGATGCGAACTGTGGCGATCAAGAGCGTAGACCAGCAAGCCATCCTGAGCCTGCACCGCATCCGGTCGGGCCTGGTGGCGACACGAACCCGCGAAACCAATCAGATTCGCGGGTTGCTTGCGGAATATGGACTGTACTTCCGATATGGCCGCAAGGCGCTCATGAATGAGCTCAAGGCACGTATGGCCGAGATAGAAGAGGTCGTGCCGCAGCTTGTCTGGCGGGCGTTGTTGCGTCAGCTCGAACAGCTCCAGCAGGTCGAGCAGGGGATTGACGAAGCCGAGCGGGAAAATCTGCAGTGGCTGAAATCCAGTCCCCAGGCAAAAACGCTCGATGACATAGCCGGCGTGGGTCCATTGACAGCCACAGCCACTGTTGCGGTCATGGGCTCGCCAAAGGCATTTCGCTCCGGACGCGCATTTGCGGCGAGTATCGGCCTGGTACCCCGTCAGAGTGGGACTGGGGGCAACGTCAGACTCGGCGGCATCAGCAAAAGGGGTGACCCCTATCTGAGACAGCTATTGATCCATGGCGCGCGAATGGTCGTGACCCATTCCAAACAACGTCCCCAGTGGGTAGAAGCGTTGCTGAAACGGCGTCCGGTCAATGTGGTGGTGGTCGCGTTGGCCAACAAGATGGCACGAACGGCGTGGGCGTTGCTCGCGCATAACCGGTCTTATGAGCGGGAATTTGTGAGCGAGCGACCAGCCGTCGCGGTATAG